A region of the Verrucomicrobiota bacterium genome:
ATGGGGGCCGCTGTCTTGGGCAGAGGCGTGGCGACGACAGGCGCGACAAAGTCGATGATGCAAGAAAGGTGCATGATCAGGCGGCAGCCGCGAGGCGCGGTTGCACGGAGGAAAGACCGCCATCCACGGCGATGACTTGGCCGGTGAGCCAGCTCTGTTCGGGGTCGAGCAGCCAGGCGACGGCACTGGCGACTTCGTGCGGCTCGCCGATGCGACCGAGCGGATGGAGCGCGGCGCTGGCTTTGAGCGAAGCTTCGTTCCGCGTCAGTGACTCGGTGAGCGGAGTGCGCGTAAGGCCGGGGGCCACGCAGTTAACGCGAATGTTGTAGCGGGCGTAAGTGGCGGCGGCCGATTGAGCAAGGCCGACGACGCCAGCTTTCGCAGCGGCGATCGCTTCGTGATTGATCATCCCGCGCTGGGCGACGGCGGAAGACATCAAGACGATGCTCCCACCGCCCGAACGCATCATGCGGGTGGCGGCGGCGCGGACCACGTGGAACGCGGTGCTGAGATTGGCGCTGAGGGTCTGGGACCATTCTGCGCTCGTCGTCAGGTGAGCAGGCTTGAGGAGAATGGAGCCGCAGCAGTTCACAACGCCCTCGAGGCGCGGCCCAATTTGTTGCATGAGGCGGAGAAGACATTCTCGACGGCTTCCGCGTCGGTGGCGTCGGCGGCCTCGGTGTGGGCGGTGAGTTCTTCGCCCAGAGCGACGAGGCGTTCCCGACCTCGGGCGCTGAGAGACACCTGCCACCCCGAGGCGGCCAAACGACGTGCCAGGGAGGAGCCGACACCGCCGGTCGCGCCGAAGATCAACGCAGTGTGAGCTGTGCGTGACTCAGTCATGGCTGCCGCGAGGGGCGAAGCGCTGCGAGTGGCTGTTGCTCGATGAAGGCTTGTTGAACACGTCGTCGCGGGTCGCAGGCTGTTGATCCTTCTTCGACTGGGCCTTCACCTGTTTGGAAGCTTCGAGGAGGCCGAGGAGGACGATTCCGCTCATGACGAGCCCGAAACAGAAGATGGGGAAAAGGTAGTTGAACATATTAGTTTCTCCGGTTGTTGGTGGCCGTGGCGTGCGTGAGCAATGTCAGGCGGACTCCGACCCAAAGGATGAGGATGCTCGGTACCCAGAGGCCGACATAGACGCCGTAGTCCTGATTGACCAGGAACCACAGGGCGACGCTGGCGACGAAGCTGGCGAACGAGGCGAAGAGAAAGTAGTAATCGATTTTTTGGAACATAGATCGGGGCAGTTGAGGGTGGGTTGGGTGAAACGGATCAGGCAGCGGTCGAAAAGAAGTCGCGCTCCTCGAGGAGGCGTCGGAGCCGGCTCAGCGCAACGTTTTGCAACTGGCGGATGCGTTCGCGGGTCAGGCGCATGATGGCCCCAATCTCCTCGAGCGTCTTCTCCACTCCACCTTCCAGGCCGAAGCGGAGCCGGATGATGGCGGCCTCGCGGGGAGGGAGTTTCGGGAGGACTTCCTTCAGCAATTCATAGGAATCTTCCTGGTCCAGGTTGAACCCGGGCAGGGCGGCGTTTTCGTCGGGGACGACATCGGCGAGACGGCTGGAATCGTCGTCGCCGAGCGGCGCATCAATCGA
Encoded here:
- a CDS encoding SDR family oxidoreductase, with the protein product MQQIGPRLEGVVNCCGSILLKPAHLTTSAEWSQTLSANLSTAFHVVRAAATRMMRSGGGSIVLMSSAVAQRGMINHEAIAAAKAGVVGLAQSAAATYARYNIRVNCVAPGLTRTPLTESLTRNEASLKASAALHPLGRIGEPHEVASAVAWLLDPEQSWLTGQVIAVDGGLSSVQPRLAAAA
- a CDS encoding SDR family NAD(P)-dependent oxidoreductase; amino-acid sequence: MTESRTAHTALIFGATGGVGSSLARRLAASGWQVSLSARGRERLVALGEELTAHTEAADATDAEAVENVFSASCNKLGRASRAL